One stretch of Bombus pascuorum chromosome 14, iyBomPasc1.1, whole genome shotgun sequence DNA includes these proteins:
- the LOC132913912 gene encoding coiled-coil domain-containing protein 112-like, with translation MSANSGNSVKMKYDTSKNKVTSAQRDLYIRPLLRLKQQEDIFDKGLVGAIENMKIDSNLLQDIINEHKELSLKRRNFVNTMYKNIKDITSELDSVKHVAKNPEDLQKLDVNAFKSKLIKLSQKMQDFEKSCPIQTLMEEGTALNTEVHEFEFNLDKYEKAQKNWTRLPLLCKSKLENKHNTECKDIDDFHALVAVTGHTENWTMEDHLFFLKTRKRCENIPALVAAIQKKCPDLSTEIIVNHEAWYKQYTDLREKQKAAVKEWRQKRESEKKKHIDEIDKEIGNCYEDEDFLNEIPREKATCILRKTKSSTTETRSTNSSASSTESKKKELIKKWKMEKENKRLMDEEQIKMQIKLKEKMEQNRRKKRKEKIQEALEQYKKKKSLENILRERDERSKEKCTYDVTLIKAFREQDKQFTKKRKNLILRSKKPNKCESVNIRRIELAEARSYSTLFDTTKVWREKCRVEDSTMRFNELQYIKDVPKM, from the exons ATGAGCGCCAATAGCGGAAATAGTGTTAAAATGAAGTACGATACATCGAAGAATAAAGTGACTTCCGCTCAAAGAGATTTATATATCAGACCACTATTAAGGTTGAAACAACAAgaagatatttttgataaaggACTTGTTGGTGCGATTGAAAACATGAAAATAGATTCGAATTTGTTACAGGATATTATAAATGAACACAAGGAATTGTCATTGAAAAG ACGAAACTTTGTGAACAcgatgtacaaaaatataaaagatattacttCTGAATTGGATTCTGTGAAACATGTGGCGAAAAATCCAGAAGATTTACAAAAACTag aTGTGAACGCGTTCAAGTCAAAATTGATCAAACTTTCGCAAAAAATGCAGGATTTCGAGAAATCTTGTCCTATTCAAACACTGATGGAGGAAGGAACTGCATTAAATACTGAAGTACATgaattcgaatttaatttagataaatatgaaaaagcaCAGAAAAATTGGACACGTTTACCGTTATTATGTAAAAGTAAACTTGAAAATAAACACAATACAGAATGCAAAGACATAGACGATTTTCATGCTCTGGTTGCAGTAACAG GACACACGGAAAATTGGACCATGGAGGATCatctatttttcttaaaaacgCGAAAAAGGTGTGAAAATATACCAGCTCTGGTTGCAGCGATCCAAAAAAAGTGTCCAGATCTATCTACTGAAATTATAGTAAACCACGAGGCGTGGTACAAGCAATACACAGATTTACGAGAAAAACAGAAGGCAGCAGTGAAAGAATGGCGTCAAAAGAGGGaatcagaaaaaaagaaacatatcgACGAAATAGATAAAGAAATCGGGAATTGTTACGAGGATGAAgattttctaaatgaaatCCCCAGAGAGAAAGCAACATGTATTTTACGAAAAACAAAATCGTCTACAACGGAAACCAGAAGTACCAACAGCAGTGCCAGTTCGACCGAAAGCAAGAAAAAGGAATTGattaaaaagtggaaaatggaaaaagaaaataagcgTTTGATGGACGAAGAACagataaaaatgcaaataaaattgaaggagaaAATGGAGCAAAATAGGAGGAAGAAGCGTAAGGAAAAGATCCAGGAAGCTCTGgaacaatataaaaagaagaaatctttggaaaatattttaagagaaaGGGATGAACGATctaaagaaaaatgtacatacGATGTAACTTTGATTAAAGCATTTAG AGAGCAAGACAAACAGTttactaaaaaaagaaaaaatttaattctacgtTCTAAGAAGCCAAACAAATGCGAATCGGTGAATATAAGAAGGATAGAGCTCGCAGAAGCAAGGAGCTATTCAACATTGTTTGATACTACAAAAGTTTGGAGAGAAAAATGCAGAGTGGAAGATTCGACAATGcgttttaacgaattacaatATATCAAGGACGTCCCAAAAATGTGA